One part of the Haliotis asinina isolate JCU_RB_2024 chromosome 2, JCU_Hal_asi_v2, whole genome shotgun sequence genome encodes these proteins:
- the LOC137272816 gene encoding ganglioside GM2 activator-like, whose translation MRSLTDVVVQSCIALTFILVVQGVIFPHNKFLFDQMSLLSSFDSSRQYEAVTKLSEYKFENCGNVSDEKFIVTNLVFVPDPLVFPGTFNVSFDAELKIDVPDNLTAVVQMSKRVNRQDVPIPCEGNVGSCVYGNLCTILKGVECPQEFVTAQVPCNCPFKAGTYSLPVASFKVNTVFLPPGVYAITVSLTHNDIDLGCYKLVATFA comes from the exons ATGAGATCGTTGACGGACGTAGTGGTTCAAAGCTGTATAGCTTTAACGTTCATCCTCGTTGTTCAAGGAGTAATATTTCCTCACAACAAGTTTCTGTTTGACCAGATGTCCCTCTTGAGTTCCTTTGACTCCAGTCGTCAGTATGAG GCGGTAACGAAGCTGTCAGAATATAAATTTGAGAACTGTGGAAATGTATCTGACGAGAAGTTCATCGTCACAAACCTTGTCTTCGTCCCGGACCCGCTTGTCTTTCCTGGGACGTTCAACGTGTCCTTCGACGCTGAACTCAAGATAGACGTACCAGACAACCTCACG GCTGTCGTTCAGATGTCCAAGAGAGTTAATCGCCAGGATGTACCAATACCGTGTGAAGGGAATGTTGGTAGCTGTGTCTACGGCAACCTGTGCACCATCCTCAAAGGTGTCGAATGTCCCCAGGAATTTGTGACTGCTCAAGTGCCATGCAATTGCCCCTTCAAGGCG GGCACCTACAGCCTACCCGTGGCATCGTTCAAGGTGAACACAGTCTTCCTGCCTCCCGGTGTCTACGCCATCACTGTCAGCCTCACACACAACGACATCGACCTCGGATGCTACAAACTCGTAGCAACGTTCGCTT GA